The Sciurus carolinensis chromosome 18, mSciCar1.2, whole genome shotgun sequence genome contains a region encoding:
- the Rhbdf1 gene encoding inactive rhomboid protein 1 isoform X4 — translation MSEGRRDSTSSLQRKKPPWLKLDIPAVMPPAAEEPSFLQPLKRQTFLRSVSMPAETAHVPSPHHEPRRPVLQRQTSITQTIRSRQVRFGRVHTLPLPGPRAACRLPPQRQPLSWFLLRGTADWFGVSKDSDSTQKWQRKSIRHCSQRYGKLKPQVIRELDLPSQDNVSLTSTETPPPLYVGPCQLGMQKIVDPLARGRAFRMADDSADGPSAPHTPVTPGAASLCSFSSSRSGFNRLPRRRKRESVAKMSFRAAAALVKGRSVRDGTLRRAQRRSFTPASFLEEDTADFPDELDTSFFAREGVLHEELSTCPDEVFESPSEAALKAWEKAPEQADLTGGALDRSELERSHLMLPLERGWRKQKEGGIAPQPKVRLRQEVVSTVGPRRGQRIAVPVRKLFAREKRPYGLGMVGRLTNRTYRKRIDSYVKRQIEDMDDHRPFFTYWLTFVHSLVTILAVCIYGIAPVGFSQHETVDSVLRNRGVYENVKYVQQENFWIGPSSEALIHLGAKFSPCMRQDPQVHSFISAAREREKHSACCVRNDRSGCVQTSEEECSSTLAVWVKWPVHPSAPDLAGHKRQFGSVCHQDPRVCDEPSSEDPHEWPEDITKWPICTKNSAGNHTNHPHMDCVITGRPCCVGTKGRCEITSREYCDFMRGYFHEEATLCSQVHCMDDVCGLLPFLNPEVPDQFYRLWLSLFLHAGILHCLVSICFQMTVLRDLEKLAGWHRIAIIYLLSGVTGNLASAIFLPYRAEVGPAGSQFGILACLFVELFQSWQILARPWRAFFKLLAVVLFLFAFGLLPWIDNFAHISGFISGLFLSFAFLPYISFGKFDLYRKRCQIIIFQVVFLGLLASLVVLFYFYPVRCEWCEFLTCIPFTDKFCEKYELDAQLH, via the exons ATGAGTGAGGGCCGCAGGGACAGCACGAGCAGTCTGCAGCGCAAGAAGCCACCCTGGCTGAAGCTGGACATCCCGGCTGTGATGCCCCCAGCAGCAGAGGAGCCCAGCTTCCTGCAG CCCCTGAAGCGCCAGACTTTCCTGCGGAGTGTGAGCATGCCAGCCGAGACGGCCCATGTCCCTTCGCCCCACCACGAGCCCCGGCGGCCAGTGCTGCAGCGCCAGACGTCTATCACACAGACCATCCGCAG CCGACAGGTGCGCTTTGGGCGAGTCCATACTCTGCCCCTCCCCGGTCCCCGGGCTGCCTGCAGGCTGCCCCCACAGCGCCAGCCCCTCTCTTGGTTCCTGCTCAG GGGGACAGCTGACTGGTTTGGAGTGAGCAAGGACAGTGACAGCACCCAGAAGTGGCAGCGTAAAAGCATCCGTCACTGCAGCCAGCGCTATGGGAAGCTGAAACCCCAGGTCATCCGAGAGCTGGATCTGCCCAGCCAGGACAATGTGTCGCTGACCAGCACGGAGACGCCACCCCCGCTGTACGTGGGGCCATGCCAGCTGGGCATGCAGAAG ATCGTAGACCCGCTGGCCCGTGGCCGGGCCTTCCGCATGGCAGACGACTCTGCTGATGGCCCGAGCGCCCCGCACACTCCGGTCACGCCCGGtgctgcctccctctgctccttCTCCAGCTCCCGCTCAGGTTTCAACCGGCTTCCTCGGCGGCGCAAGCGTGAATCTGTGGCCAAGATGAGCTTCAGGGCCGCTGCAGCCCTGGTGAAG GGTCGCTCCGTTAGGGATGGCACCTTGCGCCGGGCACAGCGGCGAAGCTTCACTCCTGccagcttcctggaggaggacaCAGCAGATTTCCCTGATGAGTTAGATACGTCCTTCTTTGCTCGG GAAGGTGTCCTCCATGAGGAGCTGTCCACATGCCCGGATGAAGTGTTTGAGTCCCCATCAGAGGCAGCACTCAAAGCCTGGGAGAAAGCCCCAGAGCAGGCCGACCTCACGGGTGGGGCCCTGGACCGCAGTGAGCTTGAGCGCAGCCATTTGATGCT GCCCCTGGAGCGAGGCTGGCGGAAGCAGAAGGAGGGTGGCATAGCCCCGCAGCCCAAGGTGCGGCTCCGACAGGAGGTGGTGAGCACTGTGGGACCCAGGCGGGGCCAACGCATTGCAGTGCCAGTGCGTAAGCTTTTTGCCAGGGAGAAGCGACCGTATGGGCTGGGCATGGTAGGACGGCTCACCAACCGCACCTACCGCAAGCGCATTGACAGCTATGTGAAGCGCCAGATTGAGGACATGGACGACCACAG GCCCTTCTTCACCTACTGGCTTACCTTCGTGCACTCGCTGGTCACCATTCTAGCAGTGTGCATCTATGGCATCGCACCTGTGGGTTTCTCCCAGCATGAGACGGTGGACTCG GTGCTGCGGAACCGTGGTGTCTATGAAAATGTCAAGTATGTGCAGCAAGAAAACTTCTGGATCGGTCCCAGCTCG GAGGCCCTTATCCACCTGGGTGCCAAGTTCTCGCCCTGCATGCGCCAGGACCCACAGGTGCACAGCTTCATCAGCGCTGCTCGAGAGCGTGAGAAGCACTCTGCCTGTTGTGTGCGAAATGACCGGTCTGGCTGCGTGCAGACCTCGGAGGAGGAGTGCTCG TCCACCCTGGCAGTGTGGGTGAAGTGGCCTGTCCATCCCAGCGCCCCAGACCTTGCTGGCCACAAGAGGCAGTTTGGCTCTgtctgccaccaggaccccag GGTGTGTGATGAGCCCTCCTCCGAGGACCCCCATGAGTGGCCAGAAGACATCACTAAGTGGCCG ATTTGCACTAAAAACAGTGCTGGGAACCATACCAACCACCCTCACATGGACTGTGTCATAACAGGCCGACCCTGCTGTGTTGGCACCAAGGGCAG ATGTGAGATCACCTCCCGGGAGTACTGTGACTTCATGAGGGGCTACTTCCACGAGGAGGCCACGCTCTGTTCTCAG GTGCACTGCATGGATGACGTGTGTGGCCTCCTGCCTTTCCTCAACCCCGAGGTGCCCGACCAGTTCTACCGCCTGTGGCTGTCCCTGTTCCTGCACGCTGG GATCTTGCACTGCCTGGTGTCCATCTGCTTCCAGATGACTGTGCTGCGGGACCTGGAGAAGCTGGCGGGCTGGCACCGCATAGCCATCATCTACCTGCTGAGCGGTGTCACGGGCAACTTGGCCAGTGCCATCTTCCTGCCCTACAGGGCAGAG GTGGGCCCAGCTGGCTCGCAGTTCGGCATCCTGGCCTGCCTCTTCGTGGAGCTCTTCCAGAGCTGGCAGATCCTGGCACGGCCCTGGCGCGCCTTCTTCAAGCTGCTGGCTGTGGTCCTCTTCCTCTTTGCCTTCGGGCTGCTGCCCTGGATCGACAACTTTGCCCACATCTCGGGCTTCATCAGCGGCCTCTTCCTCTCCTTCGCCTTCCTGCCCTACATCAGCTTCGGCAAGTTCGACCTGTACCGCAAGCGCTGCCAGATCATCATCTTCCAGGTGGTCTTCCTGGGCCTGCTGGCCAGCCTGGTGGTCCTCTTCTACTTCTATCCTGTCCGCTGTGAGTGGTGCGAGTTCCTCACCTGCATCCCCTTCACTGACAAGTTCTGTGAGAAGTACGAACTGGACGCTCAGCTCCACTGA
- the Rhbdf1 gene encoding inactive rhomboid protein 1 isoform X2, with protein sequence MNGDAVRGFGPWSRLWGLPACLIPPGTMSEGRRDSTSSLQRKKPPWLKLDIPAVMPPAAEEPSFLQPLKRQTFLRSVSMPAETAHVPSPHHEPRRPVLQRQTSITQTIRSRQVRFGRVHTLPLPGPRAACRLPPQRQPLSWFLLRGTADWFGVSKDSDSTQKWQRKSIRHCSQRYGKLKPQVIRELDLPSQDNVSLTSTETPPPLYVGPCQLGMQKIVDPLARGRAFRMADDSADGPSAPHTPVTPGAASLCSFSSSRSGFNRLPRRRKRESVAKMSFRAAAALVKGRSVRDGTLRRAQRRSFTPASFLEEDTADFPDELDTSFFAREGVLHEELSTCPDEVFESPSEAALKAWEKAPEQADLTGGALDRSELERSHLMLPLERGWRKQKEGGIAPQPKVRLRQEVVSTVGPRRGQRIAVPVRKLFAREKRPYGLGMVGRLTNRTYRKRIDSYVKRQIEDMDDHRPFFTYWLTFVHSLVTILAVCIYGIAPVGFSQHETVDSVLRNRGVYENVKYVQQENFWIGPSSSTLAVWVKWPVHPSAPDLAGHKRQFGSVCHQDPRVCDEPSSEDPHEWPEDITKWPICTKNSAGNHTNHPHMDCVITGRPCCVGTKGRCEITSREYCDFMRGYFHEEATLCSQVHCMDDVCGLLPFLNPEVPDQFYRLWLSLFLHAGILHCLVSICFQMTVLRDLEKLAGWHRIAIIYLLSGVTGNLASAIFLPYRAEVGPAGSQFGILACLFVELFQSWQILARPWRAFFKLLAVVLFLFAFGLLPWIDNFAHISGFISGLFLSFAFLPYISFGKFDLYRKRCQIIIFQVVFLGLLASLVVLFYFYPVRCEWCEFLTCIPFTDKFCEKYELDAQLH encoded by the exons GCCTGCCTCATTCCACCTGGAACCATGAGTGAGGGCCGCAGGGACAGCACGAGCAGTCTGCAGCGCAAGAAGCCACCCTGGCTGAAGCTGGACATCCCGGCTGTGATGCCCCCAGCAGCAGAGGAGCCCAGCTTCCTGCAG CCCCTGAAGCGCCAGACTTTCCTGCGGAGTGTGAGCATGCCAGCCGAGACGGCCCATGTCCCTTCGCCCCACCACGAGCCCCGGCGGCCAGTGCTGCAGCGCCAGACGTCTATCACACAGACCATCCGCAG CCGACAGGTGCGCTTTGGGCGAGTCCATACTCTGCCCCTCCCCGGTCCCCGGGCTGCCTGCAGGCTGCCCCCACAGCGCCAGCCCCTCTCTTGGTTCCTGCTCAG GGGGACAGCTGACTGGTTTGGAGTGAGCAAGGACAGTGACAGCACCCAGAAGTGGCAGCGTAAAAGCATCCGTCACTGCAGCCAGCGCTATGGGAAGCTGAAACCCCAGGTCATCCGAGAGCTGGATCTGCCCAGCCAGGACAATGTGTCGCTGACCAGCACGGAGACGCCACCCCCGCTGTACGTGGGGCCATGCCAGCTGGGCATGCAGAAG ATCGTAGACCCGCTGGCCCGTGGCCGGGCCTTCCGCATGGCAGACGACTCTGCTGATGGCCCGAGCGCCCCGCACACTCCGGTCACGCCCGGtgctgcctccctctgctccttCTCCAGCTCCCGCTCAGGTTTCAACCGGCTTCCTCGGCGGCGCAAGCGTGAATCTGTGGCCAAGATGAGCTTCAGGGCCGCTGCAGCCCTGGTGAAG GGTCGCTCCGTTAGGGATGGCACCTTGCGCCGGGCACAGCGGCGAAGCTTCACTCCTGccagcttcctggaggaggacaCAGCAGATTTCCCTGATGAGTTAGATACGTCCTTCTTTGCTCGG GAAGGTGTCCTCCATGAGGAGCTGTCCACATGCCCGGATGAAGTGTTTGAGTCCCCATCAGAGGCAGCACTCAAAGCCTGGGAGAAAGCCCCAGAGCAGGCCGACCTCACGGGTGGGGCCCTGGACCGCAGTGAGCTTGAGCGCAGCCATTTGATGCT GCCCCTGGAGCGAGGCTGGCGGAAGCAGAAGGAGGGTGGCATAGCCCCGCAGCCCAAGGTGCGGCTCCGACAGGAGGTGGTGAGCACTGTGGGACCCAGGCGGGGCCAACGCATTGCAGTGCCAGTGCGTAAGCTTTTTGCCAGGGAGAAGCGACCGTATGGGCTGGGCATGGTAGGACGGCTCACCAACCGCACCTACCGCAAGCGCATTGACAGCTATGTGAAGCGCCAGATTGAGGACATGGACGACCACAG GCCCTTCTTCACCTACTGGCTTACCTTCGTGCACTCGCTGGTCACCATTCTAGCAGTGTGCATCTATGGCATCGCACCTGTGGGTTTCTCCCAGCATGAGACGGTGGACTCG GTGCTGCGGAACCGTGGTGTCTATGAAAATGTCAAGTATGTGCAGCAAGAAAACTTCTGGATCGGTCCCAGCTCG TCCACCCTGGCAGTGTGGGTGAAGTGGCCTGTCCATCCCAGCGCCCCAGACCTTGCTGGCCACAAGAGGCAGTTTGGCTCTgtctgccaccaggaccccag GGTGTGTGATGAGCCCTCCTCCGAGGACCCCCATGAGTGGCCAGAAGACATCACTAAGTGGCCG ATTTGCACTAAAAACAGTGCTGGGAACCATACCAACCACCCTCACATGGACTGTGTCATAACAGGCCGACCCTGCTGTGTTGGCACCAAGGGCAG ATGTGAGATCACCTCCCGGGAGTACTGTGACTTCATGAGGGGCTACTTCCACGAGGAGGCCACGCTCTGTTCTCAG GTGCACTGCATGGATGACGTGTGTGGCCTCCTGCCTTTCCTCAACCCCGAGGTGCCCGACCAGTTCTACCGCCTGTGGCTGTCCCTGTTCCTGCACGCTGG GATCTTGCACTGCCTGGTGTCCATCTGCTTCCAGATGACTGTGCTGCGGGACCTGGAGAAGCTGGCGGGCTGGCACCGCATAGCCATCATCTACCTGCTGAGCGGTGTCACGGGCAACTTGGCCAGTGCCATCTTCCTGCCCTACAGGGCAGAG GTGGGCCCAGCTGGCTCGCAGTTCGGCATCCTGGCCTGCCTCTTCGTGGAGCTCTTCCAGAGCTGGCAGATCCTGGCACGGCCCTGGCGCGCCTTCTTCAAGCTGCTGGCTGTGGTCCTCTTCCTCTTTGCCTTCGGGCTGCTGCCCTGGATCGACAACTTTGCCCACATCTCGGGCTTCATCAGCGGCCTCTTCCTCTCCTTCGCCTTCCTGCCCTACATCAGCTTCGGCAAGTTCGACCTGTACCGCAAGCGCTGCCAGATCATCATCTTCCAGGTGGTCTTCCTGGGCCTGCTGGCCAGCCTGGTGGTCCTCTTCTACTTCTATCCTGTCCGCTGTGAGTGGTGCGAGTTCCTCACCTGCATCCCCTTCACTGACAAGTTCTGTGAGAAGTACGAACTGGACGCTCAGCTCCACTGA
- the Rhbdf1 gene encoding inactive rhomboid protein 1 isoform X1, which produces MNGDAVRGFGPWSRLWGLPACLIPPGTMSEGRRDSTSSLQRKKPPWLKLDIPAVMPPAAEEPSFLQPLKRQTFLRSVSMPAETAHVPSPHHEPRRPVLQRQTSITQTIRRGTADWFGVSKDSDSTQKWQRKSIRHCSQRYGKLKPQVIRELDLPSQDNVSLTSTETPPPLYVGPCQLGMQKIVDPLARGRAFRMADDSADGPSAPHTPVTPGAASLCSFSSSRSGFNRLPRRRKRESVAKMSFRAAAALVKGRSVRDGTLRRAQRRSFTPASFLEEDTADFPDELDTSFFAREGVLHEELSTCPDEVFESPSEAALKAWEKAPEQADLTGGALDRSELERSHLMLPLERGWRKQKEGGIAPQPKVRLRQEVVSTVGPRRGQRIAVPVRKLFAREKRPYGLGMVGRLTNRTYRKRIDSYVKRQIEDMDDHRPFFTYWLTFVHSLVTILAVCIYGIAPVGFSQHETVDSVLRNRGVYENVKYVQQENFWIGPSSEALIHLGAKFSPCMRQDPQVHSFISAAREREKHSACCVRNDRSGCVQTSEEECSSTLAVWVKWPVHPSAPDLAGHKRQFGSVCHQDPRVCDEPSSEDPHEWPEDITKWPICTKNSAGNHTNHPHMDCVITGRPCCVGTKGRCEITSREYCDFMRGYFHEEATLCSQVHCMDDVCGLLPFLNPEVPDQFYRLWLSLFLHAGILHCLVSICFQMTVLRDLEKLAGWHRIAIIYLLSGVTGNLASAIFLPYRAEVGPAGSQFGILACLFVELFQSWQILARPWRAFFKLLAVVLFLFAFGLLPWIDNFAHISGFISGLFLSFAFLPYISFGKFDLYRKRCQIIIFQVVFLGLLASLVVLFYFYPVRCEWCEFLTCIPFTDKFCEKYELDAQLH; this is translated from the exons GCCTGCCTCATTCCACCTGGAACCATGAGTGAGGGCCGCAGGGACAGCACGAGCAGTCTGCAGCGCAAGAAGCCACCCTGGCTGAAGCTGGACATCCCGGCTGTGATGCCCCCAGCAGCAGAGGAGCCCAGCTTCCTGCAG CCCCTGAAGCGCCAGACTTTCCTGCGGAGTGTGAGCATGCCAGCCGAGACGGCCCATGTCCCTTCGCCCCACCACGAGCCCCGGCGGCCAGTGCTGCAGCGCCAGACGTCTATCACACAGACCATCCGCAG GGGGACAGCTGACTGGTTTGGAGTGAGCAAGGACAGTGACAGCACCCAGAAGTGGCAGCGTAAAAGCATCCGTCACTGCAGCCAGCGCTATGGGAAGCTGAAACCCCAGGTCATCCGAGAGCTGGATCTGCCCAGCCAGGACAATGTGTCGCTGACCAGCACGGAGACGCCACCCCCGCTGTACGTGGGGCCATGCCAGCTGGGCATGCAGAAG ATCGTAGACCCGCTGGCCCGTGGCCGGGCCTTCCGCATGGCAGACGACTCTGCTGATGGCCCGAGCGCCCCGCACACTCCGGTCACGCCCGGtgctgcctccctctgctccttCTCCAGCTCCCGCTCAGGTTTCAACCGGCTTCCTCGGCGGCGCAAGCGTGAATCTGTGGCCAAGATGAGCTTCAGGGCCGCTGCAGCCCTGGTGAAG GGTCGCTCCGTTAGGGATGGCACCTTGCGCCGGGCACAGCGGCGAAGCTTCACTCCTGccagcttcctggaggaggacaCAGCAGATTTCCCTGATGAGTTAGATACGTCCTTCTTTGCTCGG GAAGGTGTCCTCCATGAGGAGCTGTCCACATGCCCGGATGAAGTGTTTGAGTCCCCATCAGAGGCAGCACTCAAAGCCTGGGAGAAAGCCCCAGAGCAGGCCGACCTCACGGGTGGGGCCCTGGACCGCAGTGAGCTTGAGCGCAGCCATTTGATGCT GCCCCTGGAGCGAGGCTGGCGGAAGCAGAAGGAGGGTGGCATAGCCCCGCAGCCCAAGGTGCGGCTCCGACAGGAGGTGGTGAGCACTGTGGGACCCAGGCGGGGCCAACGCATTGCAGTGCCAGTGCGTAAGCTTTTTGCCAGGGAGAAGCGACCGTATGGGCTGGGCATGGTAGGACGGCTCACCAACCGCACCTACCGCAAGCGCATTGACAGCTATGTGAAGCGCCAGATTGAGGACATGGACGACCACAG GCCCTTCTTCACCTACTGGCTTACCTTCGTGCACTCGCTGGTCACCATTCTAGCAGTGTGCATCTATGGCATCGCACCTGTGGGTTTCTCCCAGCATGAGACGGTGGACTCG GTGCTGCGGAACCGTGGTGTCTATGAAAATGTCAAGTATGTGCAGCAAGAAAACTTCTGGATCGGTCCCAGCTCG GAGGCCCTTATCCACCTGGGTGCCAAGTTCTCGCCCTGCATGCGCCAGGACCCACAGGTGCACAGCTTCATCAGCGCTGCTCGAGAGCGTGAGAAGCACTCTGCCTGTTGTGTGCGAAATGACCGGTCTGGCTGCGTGCAGACCTCGGAGGAGGAGTGCTCG TCCACCCTGGCAGTGTGGGTGAAGTGGCCTGTCCATCCCAGCGCCCCAGACCTTGCTGGCCACAAGAGGCAGTTTGGCTCTgtctgccaccaggaccccag GGTGTGTGATGAGCCCTCCTCCGAGGACCCCCATGAGTGGCCAGAAGACATCACTAAGTGGCCG ATTTGCACTAAAAACAGTGCTGGGAACCATACCAACCACCCTCACATGGACTGTGTCATAACAGGCCGACCCTGCTGTGTTGGCACCAAGGGCAG ATGTGAGATCACCTCCCGGGAGTACTGTGACTTCATGAGGGGCTACTTCCACGAGGAGGCCACGCTCTGTTCTCAG GTGCACTGCATGGATGACGTGTGTGGCCTCCTGCCTTTCCTCAACCCCGAGGTGCCCGACCAGTTCTACCGCCTGTGGCTGTCCCTGTTCCTGCACGCTGG GATCTTGCACTGCCTGGTGTCCATCTGCTTCCAGATGACTGTGCTGCGGGACCTGGAGAAGCTGGCGGGCTGGCACCGCATAGCCATCATCTACCTGCTGAGCGGTGTCACGGGCAACTTGGCCAGTGCCATCTTCCTGCCCTACAGGGCAGAG GTGGGCCCAGCTGGCTCGCAGTTCGGCATCCTGGCCTGCCTCTTCGTGGAGCTCTTCCAGAGCTGGCAGATCCTGGCACGGCCCTGGCGCGCCTTCTTCAAGCTGCTGGCTGTGGTCCTCTTCCTCTTTGCCTTCGGGCTGCTGCCCTGGATCGACAACTTTGCCCACATCTCGGGCTTCATCAGCGGCCTCTTCCTCTCCTTCGCCTTCCTGCCCTACATCAGCTTCGGCAAGTTCGACCTGTACCGCAAGCGCTGCCAGATCATCATCTTCCAGGTGGTCTTCCTGGGCCTGCTGGCCAGCCTGGTGGTCCTCTTCTACTTCTATCCTGTCCGCTGTGAGTGGTGCGAGTTCCTCACCTGCATCCCCTTCACTGACAAGTTCTGTGAGAAGTACGAACTGGACGCTCAGCTCCACTGA
- the Rhbdf1 gene encoding inactive rhomboid protein 1 isoform X3, translating to MNGDAVRGFGPWSRLWGLPACLIPPGTMSEGRRDSTSSLQRKKPPWLKLDIPAVMPPAAEEPSFLQPLKRQTFLRSVSMPAETAHVPSPHHEPRRPVLQRQTSITQTIRSRQVRFGRVHTLPLPGPRAACRLPPQRQPLSWFLLRGTADWFGVSKDSDSTQKWQRKSIRHCSQRYGKLKPQVIRELDLPSQDNVSLTSTETPPPLYVGPCQLGMQKIVDPLARGRAFRMADDSADGPSAPHTPVTPGAASLCSFSSSRSGFNRLPRRRKRESVAKMSFRAAAALVKGRSVRDGTLRRAQRRSFTPASFLEEDTADFPDELDTSFFAREGVLHEELSTCPDEVFESPSEAALKAWEKAPEQADLTGGALDRSELERSHLMLPLERGWRKQKEGGIAPQPKVRLRQEVVSTVGPRRGQRIAVPVRKLFAREKRPYGLGMVGRLTNRTYRKRIDSYVKRQIEDMDDHRPFFTYWLTFVHSLVTILAVCIYGIAPVGFSQHETVDSVLRNRGVYENVKYVQQENFWIGPSSEALIHLGAKFSPCMRQDPQVHSFISAAREREKHSACCVRNDRSGCVQTSEEECSSTLAVWVKWPVHPSAPDLAGHKRQFGSVCHQDPRVCDEPSSEDPHEWPEDITKWPICTKNSAGNHTNHPHMDCVITGRPCCVGTKGRCEITSREYCDFMRGYFHEEATLCSQVHCMDDVCGLLPFLNPEVPDQFYRLWLSLFLHAGILHCLVSICFQMTVLRDLEKLAGWHRIAIIYLLSGVTGNLASAIFLPYRAEVGPAGSQFGILACLFVELFQSWQILARPWRAFFKLLAVVLFLFAFGLLPWIDNFAHISGFISGLFLSFAFLPYISFGKFDLYRKRCQIIIFQVVFLGLLASLVVLFYFYPVRCEWCEFLTCIPFTDKFCEKYELDAQLH from the exons GCCTGCCTCATTCCACCTGGAACCATGAGTGAGGGCCGCAGGGACAGCACGAGCAGTCTGCAGCGCAAGAAGCCACCCTGGCTGAAGCTGGACATCCCGGCTGTGATGCCCCCAGCAGCAGAGGAGCCCAGCTTCCTGCAG CCCCTGAAGCGCCAGACTTTCCTGCGGAGTGTGAGCATGCCAGCCGAGACGGCCCATGTCCCTTCGCCCCACCACGAGCCCCGGCGGCCAGTGCTGCAGCGCCAGACGTCTATCACACAGACCATCCGCAG CCGACAGGTGCGCTTTGGGCGAGTCCATACTCTGCCCCTCCCCGGTCCCCGGGCTGCCTGCAGGCTGCCCCCACAGCGCCAGCCCCTCTCTTGGTTCCTGCTCAG GGGGACAGCTGACTGGTTTGGAGTGAGCAAGGACAGTGACAGCACCCAGAAGTGGCAGCGTAAAAGCATCCGTCACTGCAGCCAGCGCTATGGGAAGCTGAAACCCCAGGTCATCCGAGAGCTGGATCTGCCCAGCCAGGACAATGTGTCGCTGACCAGCACGGAGACGCCACCCCCGCTGTACGTGGGGCCATGCCAGCTGGGCATGCAGAAG ATCGTAGACCCGCTGGCCCGTGGCCGGGCCTTCCGCATGGCAGACGACTCTGCTGATGGCCCGAGCGCCCCGCACACTCCGGTCACGCCCGGtgctgcctccctctgctccttCTCCAGCTCCCGCTCAGGTTTCAACCGGCTTCCTCGGCGGCGCAAGCGTGAATCTGTGGCCAAGATGAGCTTCAGGGCCGCTGCAGCCCTGGTGAAG GGTCGCTCCGTTAGGGATGGCACCTTGCGCCGGGCACAGCGGCGAAGCTTCACTCCTGccagcttcctggaggaggacaCAGCAGATTTCCCTGATGAGTTAGATACGTCCTTCTTTGCTCGG GAAGGTGTCCTCCATGAGGAGCTGTCCACATGCCCGGATGAAGTGTTTGAGTCCCCATCAGAGGCAGCACTCAAAGCCTGGGAGAAAGCCCCAGAGCAGGCCGACCTCACGGGTGGGGCCCTGGACCGCAGTGAGCTTGAGCGCAGCCATTTGATGCT GCCCCTGGAGCGAGGCTGGCGGAAGCAGAAGGAGGGTGGCATAGCCCCGCAGCCCAAGGTGCGGCTCCGACAGGAGGTGGTGAGCACTGTGGGACCCAGGCGGGGCCAACGCATTGCAGTGCCAGTGCGTAAGCTTTTTGCCAGGGAGAAGCGACCGTATGGGCTGGGCATGGTAGGACGGCTCACCAACCGCACCTACCGCAAGCGCATTGACAGCTATGTGAAGCGCCAGATTGAGGACATGGACGACCACAG GCCCTTCTTCACCTACTGGCTTACCTTCGTGCACTCGCTGGTCACCATTCTAGCAGTGTGCATCTATGGCATCGCACCTGTGGGTTTCTCCCAGCATGAGACGGTGGACTCG GTGCTGCGGAACCGTGGTGTCTATGAAAATGTCAAGTATGTGCAGCAAGAAAACTTCTGGATCGGTCCCAGCTCG GAGGCCCTTATCCACCTGGGTGCCAAGTTCTCGCCCTGCATGCGCCAGGACCCACAGGTGCACAGCTTCATCAGCGCTGCTCGAGAGCGTGAGAAGCACTCTGCCTGTTGTGTGCGAAATGACCGGTCTGGCTGCGTGCAGACCTCGGAGGAGGAGTGCTCG TCCACCCTGGCAGTGTGGGTGAAGTGGCCTGTCCATCCCAGCGCCCCAGACCTTGCTGGCCACAAGAGGCAGTTTGGCTCTgtctgccaccaggaccccag GGTGTGTGATGAGCCCTCCTCCGAGGACCCCCATGAGTGGCCAGAAGACATCACTAAGTGGCCG ATTTGCACTAAAAACAGTGCTGGGAACCATACCAACCACCCTCACATGGACTGTGTCATAACAGGCCGACCCTGCTGTGTTGGCACCAAGGGCAG ATGTGAGATCACCTCCCGGGAGTACTGTGACTTCATGAGGGGCTACTTCCACGAGGAGGCCACGCTCTGTTCTCAG GTGCACTGCATGGATGACGTGTGTGGCCTCCTGCCTTTCCTCAACCCCGAGGTGCCCGACCAGTTCTACCGCCTGTGGCTGTCCCTGTTCCTGCACGCTGG GATCTTGCACTGCCTGGTGTCCATCTGCTTCCAGATGACTGTGCTGCGGGACCTGGAGAAGCTGGCGGGCTGGCACCGCATAGCCATCATCTACCTGCTGAGCGGTGTCACGGGCAACTTGGCCAGTGCCATCTTCCTGCCCTACAGGGCAGAG GTGGGCCCAGCTGGCTCGCAGTTCGGCATCCTGGCCTGCCTCTTCGTGGAGCTCTTCCAGAGCTGGCAGATCCTGGCACGGCCCTGGCGCGCCTTCTTCAAGCTGCTGGCTGTGGTCCTCTTCCTCTTTGCCTTCGGGCTGCTGCCCTGGATCGACAACTTTGCCCACATCTCGGGCTTCATCAGCGGCCTCTTCCTCTCCTTCGCCTTCCTGCCCTACATCAGCTTCGGCAAGTTCGACCTGTACCGCAAGCGCTGCCAGATCATCATCTTCCAGGTGGTCTTCCTGGGCCTGCTGGCCAGCCTGGTGGTCCTCTTCTACTTCTATCCTGTCCGCTGTGAGTGGTGCGAGTTCCTCACCTGCATCCCCTTCACTGACAAGTTCTGTGAGAAGTACGAACTGGACGCTCAGCTCCACTGA